In Sander vitreus isolate 19-12246 chromosome 12, sanVit1, whole genome shotgun sequence, the following proteins share a genomic window:
- the LOC144526227 gene encoding alpha/beta hydrolase domain-containing protein 17A-like isoform X1, with translation MNGLSIRELCCLFCCPPCPSRIAAKLAFLPPEPTYALLPDTDPSSGAGAASGSSSGAAQPSLGAPGLRSRQGTSSGGDRGGGAGGGGGGGGGGGGGGGVGAAAGGGAGGSGWSEGRWKLHLTERAEFQYSQRELDVTDVFLTRSSRGNRVGCMYIRCAPNARFTVLFSHGNAVDLGQMSSFYIGLGTRINCNIFSYDYSGYGVSTGKPSEKNLYADIDAAWHALRSRYGISPENIILYGQSIGTVPTVDLASRFECAAVVLHSPLTSGMRVAFPDTKKTYCFDAFPNIEKVSKIPSPVLIIHGTEDEVIDFSHGLALFERCPKAVEPLWVEGAGHNDIELYSQYLERLRRFINQDLAAQHA, from the exons ATGAACGGTCTGTCCATACGAGAGCTATGCTGTCTGTTCTGCTGCCCCCCTTGCCCCAGCCGCATTGCAGCCAAACTGGCTTTCCTCCCTCCAGAGCCCACCTACGCCCTTCTCCCTGACACAGATCCAAGCTCTGGAGCTGGAGCTGCTTCTGGGTCCAGTTCCGGGGCTGCTCAGCCTTCTCTTGGAGCCCCAGGACTCCGTTCCCGGCAGGGCACTAGTAGTGGAGGTGACAGAGGAGGTGGTGCTGGAGGTgggggtggtggaggaggaggaggaggaggaggtggtggtgtaggagcagcagcaggaggaggagcaggtggAAGCGGTTGGAGTGAGGGCAGGTGGAAGCTTCATctcacagagagagcagagttcCAGTATTCACAGAGAGAGCTGGATGTGACGGATGTATTCCTGACCAGATCTAGCCGAGGGAACAGGGTGGGGTGCATGTACATCCGCTGTGCCCCCAATGCTAG GTTTACAGTGTTGTTTTCCCATGGCAATGCAGTAGACCTGGGCCAGATGAGCAGCTTCTACATCGGCTTAGGCACACGCATCAACtgcaacatcttttcctatgATTACTCCGGCTACGGTGTTAGCACTGGCAAGCCCTCCGAGAAGAACCTATACGCGGACATTGATGCTGCCTGGCATGCCCTGCGTTCTCG GTATGGCATCAGCCCTGAGAATATCATCCTGTATGGACAGAGCATCGGCACGGTGCCTACAGTAGACTTGGCATCGCGGTTTGAGTGTGCCGCTGTGGTCCTCCACTCACCTCTCACCTCCGGCATGAGAGTGGCTTTCCCCGACACCAAGAAAACATACTGCTTTGATGCATTCCCTAA CATAGAGAAAGTGTCAAAGATCCCGTCTCCAGTACTGATCATCCACGGTACAGAGGATGAGGTGATCGACTTCTCTCACGGCCTCGCCCTGTTTGAGCGCTGTCCCAAGGCGGTGGAGCCCCTCTGGGTGGAGGGAGCCGGTCACAACGACATTGAGCTTTACAGTCAGTACCTGGAGAGGCTACGGCGCTTCATCAACCAGGACCTGGCTGCACAGCATGCCTGA
- the LOC144526227 gene encoding alpha/beta hydrolase domain-containing protein 17A-like isoform X2, which produces MNGLSIRELCCLFCCPPCPSRIAAKLAFLPPEPTYALLPDTDPSSGAGAASGSSSGAAQPSLGAPGLRSRQGTSSGGDRGGGAGGGGGGGGGGGGGGGVGAAAGGGAGGSGWSEGRWKLHLTERAEFQYSQRELDVTDVFLTRSSRGNRVGCMYIRCAPNARYGISPENIILYGQSIGTVPTVDLASRFECAAVVLHSPLTSGMRVAFPDTKKTYCFDAFPNIEKVSKIPSPVLIIHGTEDEVIDFSHGLALFERCPKAVEPLWVEGAGHNDIELYSQYLERLRRFINQDLAAQHA; this is translated from the exons ATGAACGGTCTGTCCATACGAGAGCTATGCTGTCTGTTCTGCTGCCCCCCTTGCCCCAGCCGCATTGCAGCCAAACTGGCTTTCCTCCCTCCAGAGCCCACCTACGCCCTTCTCCCTGACACAGATCCAAGCTCTGGAGCTGGAGCTGCTTCTGGGTCCAGTTCCGGGGCTGCTCAGCCTTCTCTTGGAGCCCCAGGACTCCGTTCCCGGCAGGGCACTAGTAGTGGAGGTGACAGAGGAGGTGGTGCTGGAGGTgggggtggtggaggaggaggaggaggaggaggtggtggtgtaggagcagcagcaggaggaggagcaggtggAAGCGGTTGGAGTGAGGGCAGGTGGAAGCTTCATctcacagagagagcagagttcCAGTATTCACAGAGAGAGCTGGATGTGACGGATGTATTCCTGACCAGATCTAGCCGAGGGAACAGGGTGGGGTGCATGTACATCCGCTGTGCCCCCAATGCTAG GTATGGCATCAGCCCTGAGAATATCATCCTGTATGGACAGAGCATCGGCACGGTGCCTACAGTAGACTTGGCATCGCGGTTTGAGTGTGCCGCTGTGGTCCTCCACTCACCTCTCACCTCCGGCATGAGAGTGGCTTTCCCCGACACCAAGAAAACATACTGCTTTGATGCATTCCCTAA CATAGAGAAAGTGTCAAAGATCCCGTCTCCAGTACTGATCATCCACGGTACAGAGGATGAGGTGATCGACTTCTCTCACGGCCTCGCCCTGTTTGAGCGCTGTCCCAAGGCGGTGGAGCCCCTCTGGGTGGAGGGAGCCGGTCACAACGACATTGAGCTTTACAGTCAGTACCTGGAGAGGCTACGGCGCTTCATCAACCAGGACCTGGCTGCACAGCATGCCTGA